A section of the Ornithinimicrobium sufpigmenti genome encodes:
- a CDS encoding LysM peptidoglycan-binding domain-containing protein — MSTATLETTAALPLGLAPGRSGRRAARPRPAHLQLVPTSARGSDAAAGETAAPASAWTVAAPAVSRAAAARRAAAAPLRITRRGRLALTSTATLVVALVLLSLMGVIGPAGASSSVVVQPGMTLSQIASQQLPGVPLSQAVTDIQRANKLSTTSIAAGQELVIPGR; from the coding sequence ATGAGCACTGCCACCCTCGAGACCACCGCGGCTCTCCCGCTGGGGCTCGCGCCGGGCCGGTCGGGCCGCCGCGCAGCGCGTCCGCGCCCCGCGCACCTGCAGCTGGTGCCGACCAGCGCCCGCGGCAGTGACGCAGCCGCCGGAGAGACCGCCGCTCCCGCCTCTGCCTGGACCGTCGCCGCACCCGCCGTGAGCCGCGCCGCTGCCGCACGCCGCGCCGCCGCCGCGCCCCTGCGCATCACCCGCCGAGGCCGGCTGGCGCTGACCAGCACCGCGACGCTCGTCGTCGCTCTCGTGCTGCTGTCCCTCATGGGGGTGATCGGCCCGGCCGGCGCGAGCAGCTCGGTCGTCGTCCAGCCCGGGATGACGCTGTCGCAGATCGCCTCGCAGCAGCTCCCCGGGGTGCCGCTGAGCCAGGCGGTCACCGACATCCAGCGGGCCAACAAGCTCAGCACGACCTCGATCGCCGCCGGCCAGGAGCTGGTGATCCCCGGCCGCTGA
- a CDS encoding glycoside hydrolase family 65 protein: MSTACNHRPPPPVDPMDRSRFPVDPWRLVETAYDPEDLGLTETLFSVANGYLGLRGNVEEGRDTFAHGTYVNGFHETWPIQHAEEAYGLARVGQTIVNVPDPKTIKLYVDDEPLLLSTADLEHYERSLDFRDGMLRREVIWRTSAGKRVRISSSRMVSVVQRHLAVMTFEVEMLDGEAPLVISSQVLNRQDGFDEYHVRSAAMGAGVDPRQAEGLDHRVLDPKLHELRDDRLLVGYRCHNSRMTLALAVQHQLETDNPFTQRASVTQDQAKEVYRIDARRHQPVRLTKIVSVHTSRGVPARELADRCMRTLDRAQTEGVDAVHAEHAETWDRFWQESDVLVEGQGLGHVQQAVRWNLFQLGQASIRAGSHGIPAKGLTGSGYGGHYFWDTECYVLPFLIHTHPQAARNALRFRHGMLDQARKRASELSQYGALYPWRTINGEEASAYFAAGTAQYHINADVAYALMKYARATGDREFLRNDGVDILVETARLWVDLGFWQPNGDESFHIHAVTGPDEYTTVVNDNLFTNVMAQLNLRAAVEAVRELETADTNGLARAVARLRLGQWEVDDWEQAADGMHIPYDERLRVHPQDSHFLEREVWDLDATPDERRPLLLHYHPLVIYRFQVLKQADVVLALYLAGDQFTAEEKLADFDYYDPITSGDSSLSAVVQSIVAAEVGYQDLALRYFYGSLFVDLTDRHGNTADGVHVASTGGVWSALVGGFGGMRDHGGDLTFDPRLPLEWDCLTWRMRWHGCRLRVSLERDALSLAVEVGGPVTVHVRGEQVQVGAEEVRVPLAGQGPRRDGGPDTGNRGQSIPTDREQTRRVSSSPVSPGVVPHSWPVGAPDPTGPVPVQRHPRDL; this comes from the coding sequence ATGAGCACGGCCTGCAACCACCGGCCCCCGCCGCCGGTCGACCCGATGGACCGCAGCCGCTTCCCCGTCGACCCCTGGCGGCTGGTGGAGACGGCCTACGACCCGGAGGACCTCGGGCTGACCGAGACCCTCTTCTCCGTCGCCAACGGCTACCTGGGCCTGCGCGGCAACGTCGAGGAGGGCCGCGACACCTTCGCGCACGGCACCTACGTCAACGGCTTCCACGAGACCTGGCCGATCCAGCACGCGGAGGAGGCGTACGGCCTGGCCCGCGTCGGGCAGACGATCGTCAACGTCCCGGACCCCAAGACGATCAAGCTCTACGTCGACGACGAGCCGCTGCTGCTGTCCACCGCCGACCTGGAGCACTACGAGCGCTCCCTCGACTTCCGGGACGGCATGCTGCGCCGCGAGGTGATCTGGCGGACCAGCGCCGGCAAGCGGGTGCGGATCTCCAGCAGCCGGATGGTCAGCGTCGTCCAGCGACACCTGGCCGTGATGACCTTCGAGGTGGAGATGCTGGACGGCGAGGCCCCGCTGGTCATCTCCAGCCAGGTGCTCAACCGGCAGGACGGCTTCGACGAGTACCACGTGCGCTCCGCCGCCATGGGCGCCGGCGTCGACCCGCGCCAGGCCGAGGGGCTGGACCACCGCGTGCTCGACCCCAAGCTGCACGAGCTGCGCGACGACCGGCTGCTGGTGGGCTACCGCTGCCACAACTCCCGGATGACGCTGGCGCTGGCCGTGCAGCACCAGCTGGAGACCGACAATCCCTTCACCCAGCGGGCCTCGGTGACGCAGGACCAGGCCAAGGAGGTCTACCGGATCGACGCGCGGCGGCACCAGCCGGTCCGGCTGACCAAGATCGTCTCCGTGCACACCTCCCGGGGCGTGCCCGCCCGCGAGCTCGCCGACCGGTGCATGCGCACCCTGGACCGGGCCCAGACGGAGGGCGTGGACGCGGTGCACGCCGAGCACGCCGAGACCTGGGACCGGTTCTGGCAGGAGTCTGACGTCCTGGTCGAGGGACAGGGCCTGGGGCACGTGCAGCAGGCGGTGCGCTGGAACCTCTTCCAGCTGGGCCAGGCCTCCATCCGGGCCGGCTCGCACGGCATACCGGCCAAGGGCCTGACCGGCAGCGGCTACGGCGGGCACTACTTCTGGGACACCGAGTGCTACGTCCTGCCGTTCCTCATCCACACCCACCCGCAGGCGGCCCGCAACGCCCTGCGCTTCCGGCACGGCATGCTCGACCAGGCCCGCAAGCGCGCCTCGGAGCTGTCGCAGTACGGTGCGCTCTACCCCTGGCGCACCATCAACGGCGAGGAGGCCTCGGCCTACTTCGCCGCCGGGACGGCGCAGTACCACATCAACGCCGACGTGGCCTACGCGCTGATGAAGTACGCCCGCGCCACCGGCGACCGGGAGTTCCTGCGCAACGACGGCGTCGACATCCTCGTCGAGACCGCCCGGCTGTGGGTGGACCTGGGCTTCTGGCAGCCCAACGGCGACGAGAGCTTCCACATCCACGCGGTCACCGGCCCGGACGAGTACACCACCGTCGTCAACGACAACCTCTTCACCAACGTCATGGCGCAGCTCAACCTCCGGGCCGCCGTGGAGGCCGTCCGCGAGCTGGAGACGGCCGACACGAACGGCCTGGCCCGGGCGGTGGCCCGGCTGCGGTTGGGCCAGTGGGAGGTGGACGACTGGGAGCAGGCCGCCGACGGCATGCACATCCCCTACGACGAGCGGCTCAGGGTGCACCCGCAGGACTCCCACTTCCTGGAGCGCGAGGTCTGGGACCTGGACGCCACCCCCGACGAGCGGCGTCCGCTCCTGCTGCACTACCACCCGCTGGTGATCTACCGCTTCCAGGTGCTCAAGCAGGCCGACGTCGTCCTGGCGCTCTACCTCGCCGGCGACCAGTTCACCGCCGAGGAGAAGCTGGCCGACTTCGACTACTACGACCCCATCACCAGCGGCGACTCCAGCCTCTCCGCGGTCGTGCAGTCGATCGTCGCCGCAGAGGTCGGCTACCAGGACCTGGCCCTGCGCTACTTCTACGGCTCGCTCTTCGTCGACCTGACCGACCGGCACGGCAACACCGCCGACGGGGTGCACGTCGCCTCCACCGGAGGGGTATGGAGTGCACTGGTCGGCGGGTTCGGCGGCATGCGCGACCACGGGGGTGACCTCACCTTCGACCCGCGCCTGCCCTTGGAGTGGGACTGCCTCACCTGGCGGATGCGCTGGCACGGCTGCCGGCTGCGGGTCTCGCTCGAGCGCGACGCGCTCTCGCTCGCGGTCGAGGTCGGCGGACCCGTCACCGTGCACGTCCGCGGCGAGCAGGTGCAGGTCGGCGCCGAAGAGGTCCGGGTCCCGCTGGCTGGCCAGGGGCCGCGCCGCGACGGCGGCCCGGACACCGGCAACCGGGGGCAGAGCATCCCCACCGACCGTGAGCAGACGCGCCGGGTCTCCTCCTCGCCCGTCTCGCCGGGGGTCGTCCCCCACAGCTGGCCGGTCGGGGCACCGGACCCCACCGGACCCGTCCCCGTCCAGCGGCACCCGCGCGACCTCTGA
- a CDS encoding HAD family hydrolase gives MNWDTVDAALFDLDGVLTPTAEVHMRAWEVMFSRFLDSLEEEHAPYTDEDYFAHVDGRPRYEGVAAFLESRGIELPHGDPSDAPGEQTVCGLGNRKNDVFREILDSEGIEVYPGSLQLLDHLRTLGTAVAVVSSSRNAHEVLRTAGLSPRFRVVVDGTLAAQEGVPGKPRPDTFVYAAQQLGVDPARAVVLEDAVSGVQAGAAGGFAAVVGVDRGVGEQALLDAGATFVVGDLAELVR, from the coding sequence GTGAACTGGGACACGGTGGACGCGGCGCTCTTCGACCTCGACGGGGTGCTGACCCCGACAGCAGAGGTCCACATGCGCGCCTGGGAGGTGATGTTCTCGCGCTTCCTGGACAGCCTGGAGGAGGAGCACGCCCCGTACACGGACGAGGACTACTTCGCCCACGTCGACGGTCGACCGCGCTACGAGGGGGTCGCGGCCTTCCTCGAGTCGCGCGGGATCGAGCTGCCGCACGGCGACCCCTCCGACGCACCGGGTGAGCAGACCGTGTGCGGGCTCGGCAACCGTAAGAACGACGTCTTCCGGGAGATCCTGGACAGCGAGGGCATCGAGGTCTACCCCGGTTCCCTGCAGCTGCTGGACCACCTGCGCACCCTCGGCACCGCCGTCGCGGTGGTCTCCTCCTCCCGCAACGCCCACGAGGTCCTGCGCACCGCCGGCCTCTCGCCGCGCTTCCGCGTCGTCGTGGACGGCACCCTCGCCGCGCAGGAGGGGGTCCCGGGCAAGCCGCGGCCAGACACCTTCGTGTATGCCGCCCAGCAGCTGGGCGTCGACCCCGCCCGGGCGGTGGTCCTCGAGGATGCCGTGTCCGGCGTGCAGGCCGGCGCGGCCGGCGGCTTCGCCGCCGTGGTCGGCGTCGACCGGGGGGTGGGCGAGCAGGCGCTGCTCGACGCCGGGGCCACCTTCGTGGTGGGCGACCTGGCGGAGCTGGTCCGGTGA
- a CDS encoding RecQ family ATP-dependent DNA helicase — protein sequence MQQTEQSADRTLDDGSGLGGAALAALRRLVGREDAGFRDGQLEAVQALVEQRARVLVVQRTGWGKSAVYFVATTLRRAQGAGPTVIVSPLLALMRDQIAAAARAGVRAVTMNSANATEWDQVRQALAADEVDVLLVSPERLNNPRFREEQLPDLAARCGLLVVDEAHCISDWGHDFRPDYRRIRTLLEGLPDGTPVLATTATANERVVEDVVEQLGAGGAEVRTIRGPLARASLRLGVLPRLTPEQRLGWLLAHLETLPGSGIVYALTVSAAQDVAEALRAAGHRVAAYTGRTDTEERERLEAALRDNEVKALVATSALGMGFDKPDLGFVVHLGAPSSPVAYYQQVGRAGRATERADVLLLPGSEDRDIWNYFATVSMPRQDQADAVLAALGEAGRPLSTPVLETIVDVRRTRLELLLKVLDVDGAVEKVQGGWTSTGQPWVYDKERYTRVADARVREAEFMLSYQATDGCRMAFLQECLDDSSAAPCGRCDRCAGTWFPTEIPEGAVGAARDRLGAVGVPVEPRGQWPTGMPRLGVDVKGRIPAEEQATGGRALARLSDLGWGQRLRTVLAEGTSRPDPEVPEDPELGPVLVPGQPVPEDLTRAVVEVLRGWGWAERPVGVVAMPSRRRPALVGSLAQHISQIGRLPLLGTLDLVHGGPVGEPGGNSAFRLANVWGRLGVGPELAQALREVQSRTSGPVLLVDDLADSRWTLTVAARELRLAGAPGVLPLVLALEG from the coding sequence ATGCAGCAGACGGAGCAGAGCGCGGACCGGACCCTCGACGACGGCAGCGGGCTGGGCGGGGCGGCGCTCGCGGCCCTGCGGCGGCTCGTGGGCCGGGAGGATGCGGGCTTCCGGGACGGGCAGCTGGAGGCGGTGCAGGCGCTGGTGGAGCAGCGGGCCCGGGTGCTGGTCGTGCAGCGGACGGGGTGGGGTAAGTCGGCGGTCTACTTCGTGGCGACGACCCTGCGTCGGGCGCAGGGCGCGGGCCCGACGGTGATCGTCTCGCCGCTGCTGGCCCTGATGCGTGACCAGATCGCGGCGGCGGCGCGGGCCGGGGTGCGGGCCGTGACGATGAACTCCGCCAACGCCACCGAGTGGGACCAGGTGCGTCAGGCGCTGGCCGCCGACGAGGTGGACGTGCTGCTGGTGAGCCCCGAGCGGCTGAACAACCCCCGGTTCCGGGAGGAGCAGCTGCCCGACCTGGCGGCGCGCTGCGGCCTGCTGGTCGTCGACGAGGCCCACTGCATCAGCGACTGGGGGCACGACTTCCGCCCCGACTACCGGCGGATCCGGACGCTGCTGGAGGGTCTGCCCGACGGGACGCCCGTCCTCGCGACGACGGCGACCGCCAACGAGCGCGTGGTCGAGGACGTCGTGGAGCAGCTGGGCGCCGGCGGTGCCGAGGTCCGTACGATCCGGGGGCCGCTGGCCCGGGCGTCGCTGCGACTGGGCGTGCTGCCGCGGCTCACGCCGGAGCAGCGGCTGGGGTGGCTGCTGGCGCATCTGGAGACGCTGCCGGGCAGCGGGATCGTCTACGCCCTGACCGTGTCGGCGGCGCAGGACGTGGCCGAGGCCCTGCGGGCGGCCGGGCACCGGGTCGCCGCCTACACCGGCCGGACCGACACCGAGGAGCGTGAGCGCTTGGAGGCCGCGCTGCGGGACAACGAGGTCAAGGCGCTGGTGGCGACCAGCGCGCTGGGGATGGGCTTCGACAAGCCGGACCTGGGGTTCGTGGTGCACCTCGGCGCCCCCAGCTCGCCGGTGGCCTACTACCAGCAGGTCGGTCGTGCCGGCCGCGCCACGGAGCGCGCCGACGTGCTGCTGCTGCCGGGCTCGGAGGACCGGGACATCTGGAACTACTTCGCGACGGTGTCGATGCCGCGGCAGGACCAGGCCGACGCCGTGCTCGCGGCGCTGGGCGAGGCGGGCCGGCCGTTGTCGACGCCGGTGCTGGAGACGATCGTCGACGTGCGCCGCACCCGGCTGGAGCTGCTGCTCAAGGTCCTCGACGTCGATGGCGCCGTGGAGAAGGTGCAGGGCGGCTGGACCTCCACCGGGCAGCCCTGGGTCTACGACAAGGAGCGCTACACCCGCGTCGCCGACGCCCGCGTCCGTGAGGCCGAGTTCATGCTGTCCTACCAGGCGACCGACGGCTGCAGGATGGCCTTCCTGCAGGAGTGCCTCGACGACTCGTCGGCAGCGCCGTGCGGTCGGTGCGACCGCTGTGCCGGGACGTGGTTCCCCACCGAGATCCCGGAGGGTGCGGTCGGCGCTGCTCGGGACCGGCTCGGTGCGGTGGGCGTGCCGGTGGAGCCGCGCGGGCAGTGGCCGACCGGTATGCCGCGCCTCGGCGTGGACGTCAAGGGCCGCATCCCCGCCGAGGAGCAGGCGACAGGGGGCCGGGCGCTGGCGCGGCTGTCCGACCTGGGCTGGGGCCAGCGGCTGCGCACCGTGCTGGCCGAGGGGACATCCCGGCCTGACCCCGAGGTGCCGGAGGACCCCGAGCTGGGGCCCGTCCTGGTGCCGGGTCAGCCGGTGCCCGAGGACCTCACGCGTGCCGTCGTCGAGGTGCTGCGCGGGTGGGGCTGGGCCGAGCGGCCCGTGGGCGTGGTGGCGATGCCCTCCCGGCGGCGCCCGGCACTGGTTGGCTCCTTGGCCCAGCACATCAGCCAGATCGGGCGGCTGCCGCTGCTGGGCACGCTCGACCTCGTCCACGGTGGTCCGGTCGGGGAGCCGGGCGGCAACAGCGCCTTCCGGCTGGCCAACGTCTGGGGCCGGCTCGGCGTCGGACCCGAGCTGGCGCAGGCTCTGCGCGAGGTCCAGTCGCGCACGTCCGGCCCCGTCCTGCTGGTCGACGACCTGGCCGACTCCCGCTGGACGCTGACCGTGGCGGCCCGCGAGCTGCGCCTCGCCGGCGCCCCCGGCGTCCTGCCGCTGGTTCTGGCGCTGGAGGGCTGA
- a CDS encoding class I SAM-dependent methyltransferase, with protein sequence MSDAAFSHPRLARVYDPLDPDRSDLDTYVDLVHEFGAASVLDVGCGTGTLACRLADSGVDVLGVDPAEASVDVARRKPGADRVEWVVGTAPEVAADPSRRKRYDLATMTANVAQVFTDDADWADTLRAVRTCLRPGGHLAFEARDPADRAWERWTKELTHQVVEVEGEGPVEDWAQVTAVDGELVTFESPTIFHSDGERVDSTSTLRFRDEEALQSSLEQAGFSAVEVRELPYAPGRGWLFVART encoded by the coding sequence GTGTCTGACGCCGCCTTCTCGCACCCCAGGCTTGCCCGGGTGTACGACCCGCTCGACCCTGACCGCAGCGACCTCGACACCTATGTCGACCTCGTGCACGAGTTCGGTGCCGCCTCCGTGCTGGACGTCGGCTGCGGCACCGGCACGCTGGCCTGCCGTCTTGCCGACTCGGGCGTGGACGTCCTGGGAGTCGATCCGGCGGAGGCCTCGGTCGACGTGGCCCGGAGAAAACCGGGAGCGGACCGGGTCGAATGGGTGGTCGGCACCGCTCCGGAGGTGGCCGCAGACCCCAGCCGTCGGAAGCGCTACGACCTGGCCACGATGACGGCCAACGTCGCCCAGGTGTTCACCGACGATGCTGACTGGGCGGACACCCTGCGGGCGGTCCGCACCTGCCTGCGTCCCGGCGGACACCTGGCCTTCGAGGCCAGGGACCCTGCTGACCGGGCCTGGGAACGCTGGACCAAGGAACTGACCCATCAGGTGGTGGAGGTCGAGGGCGAGGGGCCGGTCGAGGACTGGGCGCAGGTCACCGCGGTGGACGGGGAGCTGGTGACCTTCGAGTCGCCCACGATCTTCCACTCCGACGGGGAGCGGGTGGACTCCACGAGCACCCTGCGCTTCCGGGATGAGGAGGCCCTGCAGTCTTCGCTCGAGCAAGCCGGCTTCTCAGCGGTGGAGGTCCGCGAGCTTCCCTACGCCCCGGGCCGAGGCTGGCTGTTCGTGGCGCGAACCTGA
- a CDS encoding CPBP family intramembrane glutamic endopeptidase — translation MPSPAPPSKPASESEALPKTSAPITLLPAAGVSVSAFLLFGLQVGWPGHAVLVASLLTAYLLDRALAKDLLLIGVGITIVSTTSVEADINWDRFFIVGFVLAMAVIVPVAIDRLVYRRKAIRFPWFTGRRWNRFQWSYIVAVPLLGYLILPFYFINSGAYQNWPAITTASEYGRFFVGVNAVGLWDELFFICICFALFRRHFPLWQANLLQATIFVSFLWELGYQSWGPLLTVPFALLQGYIFSRTKSLTYVVVIHLLFDAIVFLAIVHAHDPSFFPFFLY, via the coding sequence GTGCCGTCCCCCGCGCCCCCGTCCAAGCCTGCGTCCGAGTCCGAGGCGCTCCCGAAGACGTCCGCGCCCATCACGCTCCTGCCGGCAGCGGGAGTCTCGGTCTCGGCGTTCCTGCTCTTCGGGTTGCAGGTCGGCTGGCCGGGCCATGCCGTGCTCGTGGCGAGCCTGCTCACGGCATACCTGCTGGACAGGGCGCTGGCCAAGGACTTGCTGCTGATCGGCGTCGGCATCACGATCGTCTCGACCACCTCGGTCGAGGCGGACATCAACTGGGACCGGTTCTTCATCGTCGGCTTCGTGCTCGCGATGGCGGTCATCGTGCCCGTCGCGATCGACCGGCTGGTCTACCGGCGCAAGGCGATCCGGTTCCCGTGGTTCACCGGCCGGCGGTGGAACCGGTTCCAGTGGTCCTACATCGTGGCCGTGCCGCTGCTGGGCTACCTGATCCTGCCCTTCTACTTCATCAACTCCGGGGCCTACCAGAACTGGCCGGCGATCACTACCGCGAGCGAGTACGGCCGCTTCTTCGTCGGCGTCAACGCCGTCGGGCTGTGGGACGAGCTGTTCTTCATCTGCATCTGCTTCGCGCTGTTCCGTCGCCACTTCCCGCTCTGGCAGGCCAATCTCCTCCAGGCGACAATCTTCGTGTCGTTCCTGTGGGAGCTGGGCTACCAGTCGTGGGGGCCGCTGCTGACGGTCCCCTTCGCGCTGCTGCAGGGGTACATCTTCTCGCGGACCAAGTCGCTGACCTACGTCGTGGTCATCCACCTGCTCTTCGACGCCATCGTCTTCCTGGCGATCGTGCACGCCCACGACCCCAGCTTCTTCCCGTTCTTCCTCTACTGA
- a CDS encoding VOC family protein, with protein sequence MSADADRRITPLQFQRGDRSGDWRVLGGGASTWYAAPSHSAGAALVRRVLEVARGGPPGEGKLTDEDAPSGGAQPPVDLDIRAGGVRVRIPLTPEDGGFRPAHLELAETVSSAAAELGLRADPAAVRDVQLAFDVLDQESVSGFWETALGYARAGEEDLLDPLRRHPPIWFQDMDAPRPLRNRVHLDVVTPETVASTAVDSLEERRGHAVRHGYYATVADSEGNEVDVLPLEVGADRWQSERTEDWRLVFAAMACYPVPDPLQTAALATRVAELADEAGLPVAIDLRPGLVVVDTGKDRWETDEGYEALAAQVQQAARHLRLAADVTLPRFIQVGIDGVDIPALRRFWCAALGYEPDPRPHVTDIVDPRQLNTVFFFQDLDASDEARLAQRNRIHVDVFVPHDQAEARIAAALAAGGRVVRDADAPDGVTLADPEGNEVDIAVVVGREERWEAAQQA encoded by the coding sequence ATGAGCGCCGACGCCGACCGCCGCATCACTCCCCTCCAGTTCCAGCGGGGCGACCGCAGCGGGGACTGGCGCGTGCTCGGGGGCGGCGCGAGCACCTGGTATGCCGCGCCCTCCCACTCCGCCGGGGCGGCTCTGGTCCGGCGCGTGCTTGAGGTCGCTCGCGGCGGCCCTCCCGGAGAGGGCAAGTTAACCGACGAAGACGCGCCATCTGGCGGAGCCCAGCCGCCGGTCGACCTGGACATCCGCGCCGGCGGCGTCCGGGTGCGGATCCCCCTGACGCCTGAGGACGGTGGCTTCCGGCCCGCACATCTCGAGCTGGCCGAGACGGTCTCCTCGGCGGCGGCCGAGCTCGGTCTGCGTGCCGACCCGGCCGCCGTGCGGGACGTCCAGCTGGCCTTCGACGTGCTCGACCAGGAGTCGGTCAGCGGTTTCTGGGAGACCGCCCTGGGCTACGCCCGCGCCGGGGAGGAGGACCTCCTGGACCCCCTTCGGCGCCACCCCCCGATCTGGTTCCAGGACATGGACGCACCACGCCCGCTGCGCAACCGCGTCCACCTGGACGTCGTCACGCCTGAAACAGTCGCCAGCACCGCGGTCGACTCCCTGGAGGAGCGGCGAGGACACGCGGTCCGGCACGGCTACTACGCCACCGTCGCCGACAGCGAGGGCAACGAGGTCGACGTGCTGCCGCTCGAGGTCGGCGCCGACCGGTGGCAGAGCGAACGGACCGAGGACTGGCGTCTCGTCTTCGCCGCGATGGCCTGCTACCCCGTGCCGGACCCGTTGCAGACGGCCGCGCTGGCGACCAGGGTGGCCGAGCTGGCCGACGAGGCCGGTCTGCCCGTGGCGATCGACCTGCGCCCCGGTCTCGTCGTCGTCGACACCGGCAAGGACCGATGGGAGACGGACGAGGGGTATGAGGCGCTGGCCGCCCAGGTGCAGCAGGCCGCCCGGCACCTTCGCCTCGCCGCCGACGTGACCCTTCCTCGGTTCATCCAGGTGGGCATCGATGGGGTCGATATCCCGGCCCTCCGTCGGTTCTGGTGCGCGGCCCTGGGGTACGAGCCGGACCCCCGCCCGCACGTGACCGACATCGTCGACCCGCGACAGCTCAACACCGTGTTCTTCTTCCAGGACCTCGACGCCTCCGACGAAGCACGTCTGGCGCAGCGCAACCGGATCCACGTCGACGTCTTCGTCCCGCACGACCAGGCGGAGGCCCGTATTGCGGCCGCACTCGCAGCGGGCGGCCGTGTGGTCCGGGACGCTGACGCACCGGACGGTGTCACGCTGGCCGACCCGGAGGGCAACGAGGTGGACATCGCCGTCGTCGTGGGTCGCGAGGAGCGCTGGGAGGCAGCCCAGCAGGCGTGA
- a CDS encoding LLM class flavin-dependent oxidoreductase, producing MPTSSRRVPLSVLELVPRSQGMSPTEAIEESVKLAREADELGYQRLWVAEHHGSEAFMASATSLLLGHLADRTSRIRLGSGGVMLPNHSPLMVAEYYGTLATIHGDRFDLGLGRAPGTDPMTAAALARSSGHLPDFASEVAQLQKYLGDPPTLTGGRGQVRAIPGEGTHVPLWMLGSSTGGAQVAAALGLPFSFASHFAPDQLREALMVYRDRFRADADTAQVDRPTTMAGVNVLVAPTQEEADYLFTTAQLMAIRIRSGQPAPLDPPVESLAAVVPAQLLPLAEAHQAVRMVGTPDRIVTQLEEFAAQHELDELIVTTYTYDPELRRRSYRLLAEAWGMTG from the coding sequence ATGCCCACGTCTTCTCGCCGCGTCCCCCTGTCCGTCCTCGAACTCGTCCCCCGCTCCCAGGGGATGTCCCCGACCGAGGCCATCGAGGAGTCGGTGAAGCTGGCGCGGGAAGCCGACGAGCTGGGCTACCAGCGCCTGTGGGTCGCCGAGCACCACGGCAGCGAGGCGTTCATGGCCTCGGCCACCTCCCTGCTGCTCGGGCACCTCGCCGACCGCACCAGCCGGATCCGGCTCGGCTCCGGCGGGGTCATGCTGCCCAACCACTCTCCCCTCATGGTGGCCGAGTACTACGGCACCCTGGCCACCATCCACGGCGACCGGTTCGACCTCGGCCTCGGCCGTGCGCCCGGCACCGACCCGATGACCGCGGCCGCGCTGGCCCGGTCCAGCGGCCACCTGCCGGACTTCGCCTCCGAGGTGGCGCAGCTGCAGAAGTACCTCGGCGACCCGCCGACGCTGACCGGCGGCCGCGGCCAGGTCCGCGCGATCCCCGGCGAGGGCACTCACGTGCCGCTGTGGATGCTCGGCTCCTCCACCGGCGGAGCGCAGGTGGCGGCCGCTCTCGGGCTGCCGTTCTCCTTCGCCTCGCACTTCGCGCCCGACCAGCTCCGCGAGGCGCTGATGGTCTATCGCGACCGCTTCCGCGCCGACGCCGACACCGCCCAGGTGGACCGGCCCACGACGATGGCCGGCGTGAACGTGCTGGTCGCCCCCACGCAGGAGGAGGCCGACTACCTCTTCACGACGGCGCAGCTGATGGCCATCCGCATCCGCTCCGGTCAGCCCGCACCGCTCGACCCGCCGGTGGAGAGCCTGGCTGCCGTCGTGCCCGCCCAGCTGCTGCCCCTGGCCGAGGCGCACCAGGCGGTCCGGATGGTCGGCACGCCGGACCGCATCGTGACCCAGCTGGAGGAGTTCGCCGCCCAGCACGAGCTGGACGAACTCATCGTCACCACCTACACCTACGACCCCGAGCTGCGCCGCCGGTCCTACCGGCTGCTCGCCGAGGCGTGGGGCATGACCGGCTGA
- a CDS encoding DUF6318 family protein, whose translation MRIVAIAAAVGFVLLAGCDNQTDPSPPPTTEEALTTATTAPTTPPDEVELTTDAAPTTVEPTTTEPVAGDGPPEMPAEAREQTQGGAEAFVRQWVVYLDHVYAGGEPATVLELSGPDCQSCSALVDGVPDNPEGERTFEVLTASGELIGDELARVETDLEVLRGSGQGEGVLVFDLSFESGEWIVESIRVQEQP comes from the coding sequence GTGCGCATCGTCGCCATCGCTGCCGCCGTTGGTTTCGTTCTGCTTGCCGGCTGTGACAACCAGACCGACCCCTCACCTCCACCGACCACGGAGGAGGCGCTCACCACGGCGACGACGGCGCCGACCACTCCTCCGGATGAGGTGGAGCTCACGACGGACGCTGCACCGACGACGGTGGAGCCGACGACCACCGAGCCAGTTGCCGGCGACGGGCCACCGGAGATGCCGGCGGAGGCGAGGGAGCAGACCCAGGGAGGCGCTGAGGCGTTTGTTCGCCAGTGGGTCGTGTACTTAGACCACGTATACGCAGGCGGAGAACCGGCTACCGTGCTTGAACTTTCTGGTCCTGACTGCCAGTCCTGCTCAGCCCTCGTCGATGGGGTTCCCGACAACCCGGAGGGGGAGCGCACCTTCGAGGTTCTCACTGCGAGCGGCGAACTTATCGGAGATGAACTTGCGCGTGTCGAGACTGACCTAGAAGTGCTCAGAGGGAGCGGACAGGGCGAAGGAGTACTGGTGTTCGACCTGTCGTTCGAGTCTGGCGAATGGATAGTCGAATCGATCAGAGTTCAGGAACAACCGTGA